Genomic DNA from Thermoplasmata archaeon:
AGGCCCTGATCCACGCCTCGGAACTCTACCACCGTCTCGTCACCGAGGGCCCCGAGATCGGCGTGACCGCCGGATCGGCCCGGTTCGATCTCACGACCGCGATGCGCTGGAAGGATTCGGTCGTCGCCAAGGAGCGTCAGGGCGTCGCCACCTTGCTCAAGGCGGCCGGCGTCAGCGTCCTAGTCGGCGAGGCCAAGTTCACGGGCCCGAAGTCGGCGGAGTTCCGAGCGCCCGACGGCGGCTCCGAGCGGATCGATTTCGACAGCGCGATCGTCGCCACCGGCGCCGTCCCGATCACGATCCCGGGCTTCGAGACCGACGGGAAGCGGGTCATCAACTCCTGGGAGTTGCTCTCGCTGACCCAGCTGCCGAAGTCCCTCCTCGTCCTGGGGGGAGGGGTCAGCGGGTGCGAGCTCGGCGAGTTCATGGCCCGGGTCGGGGTCTCCGTGACGATCGTTGAGCTGATGCCTCAGATCCTCCCCGGCCTCGACGCCGATCTCGCCCGGGAGCTCTCGAAGACCCTCGAAAAGTGGGGCGTCGGCGTGCGGATTGCCACCAAGGCCGTCCAGCTCGATCGGTCCGGCCCGGCGCTCGCGCTGACCGTGGAGGGCGCGAGCGGCCGCGAGACGCTGAGTGCCGAGACCTTGTTCGTGACGATCGGCAAGCGGGCCGACAGCGCGCACCTCGGCCTCGAGGATGCCGGTGTGCAGTTCGACCCCAAGAGCGGGTTCATCGCCGTCAACGATCGGATGCAGACCAACGTTCCCCACATCTACGCGGCCGGCGACGTCTGCCGGCCCCCGATGCTGGCCCACAAGGCCTACCGCGAAGGGATCGTGGCGGCGGAGGTCATCGCCGGTCGGACGACCCGGTTCGACTTCCAAGCAATCCCGTCGGTCGTCTTCACGACGCCCGAGCTCGCATCGGTCGGGCTGACGCTCGCCGGGGCCCAGAAGCAGGGACTGTCGGCCCGAGAGGCCCGCTTTCCGTTCGCTGCCCTCGGCCGTGCGCACGCGAACCATGCGACCGATGGCTGGCTCAAGGTCGTCGGGGACGACTCGACCGGTGCGTTCCTCGGTGGCCACGCCGCCGGCACCGCGGCGGGAGAGTACGCCGCCGAGTTCGCGCTGGCGATCGAGATGGGCGCGACGATGCGTGATCTCGCGCAAACGATCCATCCCCACCCCACGTTCGCCGAATCGATCGCGGAAGCGGCGCTCCTGTGGCTCGGCGAGCCCATGCACGTCGCCCGGAGAACGAGCGATGCCCGCCCACGTTGACTGGGGACGCCGGGAGTACCCGGCGTCGCTCGAAGCGATGCGTCGGCTGCGCGCGGAGCGCCGACGTGGGACGATCGGGGACACGCTCATCCTCGTGGAGCATCCGCCCGTGGTCACCGTCGGGGTCGAGGGGGACGACGGCGAGGCGATCACCTCCGGGCTTCCCGTGATCCGGGTGGAGCGCGGAGGAAAGAGCACCTATCACGGACCCGGCCAGCTCGTGGGGTACCCGATCGTGGACCTCGACGCGCGCGGCCGCGACGTGCGACGCTTCGTCCACCAATTGGAGGAGATGCTGGTGAACAGCGTCGCCGAGTTCGGGATCGTCGCCGGCCACGTATCCGGGCGGCGCGGCGTGTGGGTCGAGGGGGAGCGAAAGATCGCCTCCATCGGCATCGCCGTGGAGCAGTGGGTCACGTTCCACGGGTTCGCTCTGAACGTCGATGTCGACCTCGCGCCGTTCTCGATGTTCCATCCCTGTGGCTTCGACGGTCGCATCATGACCTCGATCGCCGAGGAGACCGGCCGGCCCGTGAGCGTCGAGGAGGCGAAGGGACCGGTCCTGCGGGCTTGGACGGCCACCTTCGGCGTGGGAGGGATGCCGGCCCCGTCGGATGCCGTGTCCCCGGCGGGCGCCCCGGCCGTATGACCGCCCCGGACGGTCGGCCTCTCCTCCTCCTCGTGGGAGGCGGAGGTGGACTGGTCGGACGCTCGGTGCTCGCCGAGTTCAAGACGGACTGGGCGATCCGCTCCGTTCACCGTCACCCCACCCCGGAGGAGCAGCACGGGGGTGTGGAGTGGATCGCTCAGGATGCTGGAGGGCTCGCGAACTGGGATCCACTCCTGAAGGACGTCGATCTTGTCGTCACCCTGGCGTGGTACCGCCCCGGCCACGACCGCCGATTCGCGCCGCTCACTCAGGGATTGCTGCGGCTCTTGGACGCCGCCGGTCGCTGCGGGATCCCGCGATTCGCCCACCTCAGCGTTCCGGACGCGCCCGCTCACCTCGAGCAGGACCTGCCCTACCTCTCCCTGCGGCGTCGCTTCGATCGCGCGCTCGAACGGAGCGGGATCTCCCACGTGATCGTGCGGCCGACGATGCTCTTCGGCCCCGGCGATCGCCTCCTCACGGTGATGCTTCGTCAGATGCGGCGCTACCGCTTCTTCCCTCTCTTCGCGGACGGCGAGTACCACGTCAGCCCGCTGGCCGTGCGCGACCTGGCCCGCATCCTGGCGACGGAGGTCGGCCGCCCGGGAAGCCGCAACGTTCTTGCAGGCGGACCCCGCCGTTGGCGGTACCGGGACCTCACGGACCGCATGTTCGAGGCGCTCGGCCAGCGACCCCGATACTGGCACCTCTCCCCTCGGAACTCCGTGCGGCTCGCCTCCGCGATCGAACGGCTCGGCTCCTCGCTGATCTACCGGTACGAGGTCGAGTGGTTGCTCTCCGACATGCTCGGTCTGCCACCCTACACGGGGCTCGACCCGCCCCTCGCCGATGTCGAGCCGTTCATCCAGGCCGAAGGAGCTCGGATGCGCGCTCGCGGAGCGCCCATCGACTAGGGGGGCCGGCCGATACCGTCCTATGCTCCCCCGGGAGTGCGGGGTCATGTCGGCACCTGCACGCTTGAGCGAGAGCGGCACGATCCTCGACGTAGTGAACGCGCTCGCCGATCGTGAAGGCGAGCTGGAGATACGGCTCGAGAACTTCTCGATCCGGCTCCCCATGGCCCCCGAGGCGATCCGGCTCGATGGAACGCTGCTCATCGGCCTGCGCATGCGCGAACTGAGCGAGGAGGAGAAGCACGCCCACTCCGATCGCTCGGTCCGGCGCACCAAGGCCTAGATCCCGGCCCGGAAGTCCGGGTCGCTCGCCCGCGCGATCCGTCCTGGTGAGCGATCCCTACGCCGTGCCCGGGGCGAAGATGTTCAGGAAGTAGCCCGCGAGGAAGCCCGCCGCGCCCGCCCCCAGTCCGATCAGCAGCATGCGAACCCCGCTCTCCCATACCGATCCGACGGTGGTGCGCGCCTCGTACCAGCCCACAAGGAAGAGCACGACCGCGCTCAGCCCGATCGCGATGAGCCCGGCGTCCATGATCGACAGGTCGATCCCGAAGAGGAACGGGAGGAGGGGGATGATCGAGCCGACGAGGGTGGCGAGGAAGACCACGGATGCGCTGCGGCCGGGCTGACTCGCCTGGACCGGCGAGATGTGGAGCTCGAAGGCCATCATGAGATCGAGCATCATCTTCGGCTTCGCGATGATCTGGTCGAGCATCGACTCGACCTCGTCGCCCTGGAAGTCCCACTCGTGGAGGATCTCCCGGATCTCCTGCTTCTCCATGGCGGGGACATGTTCCATCTCCCACACCTCCCGCCGGCGCTCGGCGAGGTAGAGCTGGCGCCGCGCCCGCGTGGACGTGTACGCGACGGCGCCCATCGAAACCGATTCGGCCGCCAGCGCGGCAGCGGCCGCGACGACGATGATGAACCGGCCCTGACCGGTGGCGGCGAGCCCTAGTACGATCCCGAGGACATTGACGAGCCCATCCTGGCTTCCGAGGATGAAATCGGAGAGGAAGCCCGGCTCGGAGTGGGTCTCGCGTACCGGACTCCCCGGTGGGGTCGATGCCATCGAGCGCCGGAGCACCCGCGGTGGTTAAGGGATTGACGCTTCAGGGCCGGGCGGGAGCCGCCGAACGGGCCCGGTGCCGGAGGAGGAACCGGGAGAGACCCCCCGGCCGCATGACCCCGACCGGGGTGACGAACCCCGTGACGTACTTCGCCGGAGTGATGTCGAAGGCCGGATTGCGGGCATGGCTCTTCTTCGGGGCGATCCGCTGCGTCCCGAGATCGAGCACCTCGGCTTCGTCCCGCTCCTCCACGGGGATCGTCGTACCGTCTTTTCGGGCCGCCTCGAACGTGCTCCACGGCGCCGCGACGTAGAAGGGCACGCCGTTCTCGTGGGCGAGGACGGCCTTCTCGTACGTCCCGATCTTGTTCGCGAAGTCGCCGTTGCGCGCGATCCGGTCGGCGCCGACGATGACCGCGTCGACGTCCCCGTTGTGCAGGTAGTACCCCGCGGCATTGTCCGCGATGATCGCGTGGGGGATCTTCTCCTGGTCGAGCTCCCAAGCGGTGAGGCGGGAGCCCTGCAGAAGCGGACGGGTCTCGTCCACCCAGACGAAGAGACGCACTCCCCGGTCGTGGGCGACGCGGATCGGCGCGAGGGCCGTGCCCCACTCCACCGTAGCGAGCGCCCCGGCGTTGCAGTGCGTGAGCACCTTGTTGGCCTGGCGGAAGAGCGGAGCGCCCGCCTCGCCAATCTTCCGGCATTCTCCGACGACCCGGGCGCAGTACGCTAGCGCGGCGGCCTCGGGGTCGTCGCCGCGTGCCCAGGCGCTTCGCACGGCCTCGATCCCGACGAAGAGGTCGTAGGCCGTCGGTCGGGTGGCGCGCAGGAGCACCGCCGCCCGCGTGGGCGTCATCCCGCGTTGCCTCGAGGCGAGCGCCATCCCGTACGCCGCCGCCACGCCGATGGCCGGCGCTCCGCGGACCACCATCGTTCGGATCGCCTCCGCGGTGCCCTGGACCGTCCGCAGATGACGAACGATGAGGTGGCCGGGCAGCCGGCGCTGATCGATGAGGTGGAGCGTGTGACGATCGTACCAAAGGGCGCGTACCGTCATCGATTCACGCCTCGAAGGTGTGCATGAGGTCGATCCACTCCGGGGGAACGAGCTTCGAGGTCGCCAGGGCCTCCGCGAGAGGGATGCCGGTCACGTGGGCGCCTCGGAGGACGGCGACCTCACCGAACCGGCCGGCGAGCGCAAGGTCGACCGCCGCGGCTCCGAGGCGGGTCGCGAGGATGCGGTCGAAGAGCGTAGGCGCACCTCCGCGCTGGATGTGCCCGATCTGGGCGCTCCGCGTCTCGATGCCGGTCCTCTGCTCGATGCGGCGCGCGAGCTCGGCTCCCACCCCGCGCTCGCGCAGGAGCTCGTGGCCGAACTCGTCCTTTCCGCCGGTCGATCCCGCCTTCGAGCCGAGGTCGATCCCTTCGCTCACGACGACGAGGGCGTAGCCCCGTGCGTCGCACCCGGCGCGCACGTGGCCGAGGAGACTCTCTTCACGATACGGTTCTTCCGGCAGCAACGTGACGTCGGCGCCGCCCGCGAGCCCCGTGGCGAGCGCGACCCATCCGGCGTTCCGCCCCATGACCTCGAGCACGATCGCGCGGTGGTGGCTCCCCGCGGTGTCGCGCAGCCGCTCAAGGGCGTCGACCGCGACCGACGACGCCGAGTCGAAGCCGAACGTCCAATCGGTCCCCGCGACGTCGTTGTCCATCGTTTTCGGGACGCCGATCACGCGGCCTCCGCGCGCGTGCAACGCGCTCGCGGCCCGGAGCGTGTCATCCCCGCCGATCGCGATCAGGACGTCAATACCGTTCGCTTTCAGCGTTTCGAGTACGGCGCGCGTGCCCGCCTCCTGGGAGAAGGGGTTCGTGCGAGAGCTTCCAAGAATCGTGCCGCCGCGGCCGACGATCAACGCGACGTCGGCCGGGGGGAGCGGGCGCGCGAGGTTGTCGCGCACCCCCTTCCAACCGTCCAGGAATCCGAGGGTCGAGTGTCCGTGCTGCGCGGAGCGCAGGACGACCGCGCGGATCGCCGCGTTGAGCCCGGGGCAGTCGCCGCCCCCCGTGAGGACGCCGAACTTCACGCCGAGACCTCGAGGTATCCTCGCGGAGCGGTGGTGAGGAAGCGGTAGCCGTCCTTCGTGACCACCACGTCGTCCTCGATGCGGACGCCGCCGTGCCCGGAGAGGTAGATCCCCGGCTCGATGGTGATGGCCATCCCTTCCTCGATCGGTTCCTCGACCAGCTGGTTCATGCCCCATCCGTCGTGGACGTTGAGGCCGATAGAGTGGCCGAGCCCGTGCATGAACTTGCCCTTGTACGGAGAGGCATCGATGACCTTCGCCGCCGCGTTGTGGACATCCTTCCCCGGCACGCCCGGTCGGAGCACGGCGAGTGCGGCCTGCTGCGCCTCCTCGACGAGCTCGTGGACCCTCTTCATCTCGTCATCGCGCTTTCCAAAGTGGAAGGAGCGCGTAATGTCGCTCGCGTACCGACGGTAGAACGCGCCGAAGTCGCAGACCATCGAGTCGCCGCTCTTGAGCTTGCGACCGCCGGCGAAGTAGTGGGGCTCTGCGCCGTTCGGCCCGAAGCCGACGATCGTCGAGAAGGATGGGCCGCTCGCCCCGTGCTTCATCATGCGGTAGTTCATCTCGGTCGCCAGCTCGAGTTCGGTCATGCCCTCCTGGAGCATCCCCGGGATCTCGCGGGCGACGGCGGAGCCGATGTCGGCGGCCTTCTGAAGGCGCCCGAGCTCCTCGGCGTCCTTCGTGACCCTCGCGCGCTTGATCGCGTTGCTCGCGTCGACCCATCGGACCGACGGGAACATCTTTTCGAACCTCAGGAACTGCTGGTGGGTCAGTTCCTGGTAGTTCATGCCCACCGACCCCTTCGAGTCGAGCAGCTTGTGGAGCACCGCGTCGCCTTCCTCGCGGGAGGTCGGCACGTGCACCGTCAGGTGCCGGTCGGTCTTCGCCGCTAGGTGGGCGCTCGTGGCCTCGAGCGGCGAGCTCAGGACGTCGAGGTTCCCGTCCGGATACGCGACCGCGACCGAGCCCTCAAACAGCCCGCTTGGAACGTCGAACAGATAGAAGAAACTGCCATCGAGGTGGGGATCGACCGAGTTCGCCAGCAGCAGGGCCTCCGGCTTCGGATCGAGATGCCCGAACACCTTCTCCACGCGCGCTTTCATCGCCGGACCCACGGAGCCTGCCCGCTTGAAGCTTTTTGGCCCCGCCGGGCCGCACGGGCGAGGCACTACGGCGGTGGAGGCGTCGTCGCGGGCCGTGCCGCGGGCGGCGGGGGGACCGCGGCCGCCCGCAGGTCCTTCCACGAGAGCTGGAGCTCGCGGGCGGCGCGCACCTCGTCCACGCGCCCGACGGAGAGGTTCTTCGGAGCCTCCCGCAGGTGCTGCGGGGTATCGTGAATCGCGCGGTCGAACGCTTCCACGAACGCATCGAGCTCGCGTCGGCTCTCCGTTTCCGGGAACTCGATCATGAGCGACTCCTCCACGAGCGAAGGGAAGTAGACGGTCGGGGCGTGCACGCCCTCGTCGAGCAGGCGCTTGGCGAGATCGAGCGTCCGGACGCCTTCCTTCTTCAGCCGAGCGCCGGAGAGGACGAACTCATGCTTGACGAGCTTGCCGAACGGTCGCGGGAGGAACTTCCCGAGCCGGTCGGCGAGGTAGTTTGAATTGAGGACCGCGCGTCGGGAGACGTGGGCGAGGCCCTCCTCGCCGTGGGAGAGGATGTAGACGTACGCGCGCAGGTCGAGGCCGAAGTTGCCGTAGCCGGTCTTGATCTTCCCGATCGATTTCGGCCGTTGGTAATCGAGGTAGTACCGGCGCTTGTCCTTGGCCACCCGCGGGACGGGAAGGTACGGGGCGAGCTCCTCCCCGGCGCCGAGGGCGCCGGCCCCGGGACCTCCGCCTCCGTGAGGAGTGGC
This window encodes:
- a CDS encoding ATP-dependent 6-phosphofructokinase; translation: MKFGVLTGGGDCPGLNAAIRAVVLRSAQHGHSTLGFLDGWKGVRDNLARPLPPADVALIVGRGGTILGSSRTNPFSQEAGTRAVLETLKANGIDVLIAIGGDDTLRAASALHARGGRVIGVPKTMDNDVAGTDWTFGFDSASSVAVDALERLRDTAGSHHRAIVLEVMGRNAGWVALATGLAGGADVTLLPEEPYREESLLGHVRAGCDARGYALVVVSEGIDLGSKAGSTGGKDEFGHELLRERGVGAELARRIEQRTGIETRSAQIGHIQRGGAPTLFDRILATRLGAAAVDLALAGRFGEVAVLRGAHVTGIPLAEALATSKLVPPEWIDLMHTFEA
- a CDS encoding NAD(P)H-binding protein encodes the protein MTAPDGRPLLLLVGGGGGLVGRSVLAEFKTDWAIRSVHRHPTPEEQHGGVEWIAQDAGGLANWDPLLKDVDLVVTLAWYRPGHDRRFAPLTQGLLRLLDAAGRCGIPRFAHLSVPDAPAHLEQDLPYLSLRRRFDRALERSGISHVIVRPTMLFGPGDRLLTVMLRQMRRYRFFPLFADGEYHVSPLAVRDLARILATEVGRPGSRNVLAGGPRRWRYRDLTDRMFEALGQRPRYWHLSPRNSVRLASAIERLGSSLIYRYEVEWLLSDMLGLPPYTGLDPPLADVEPFIQAEGARMRARGAPID
- a CDS encoding VIT1/CCC1 transporter family protein; amino-acid sequence: MASTPPGSPVRETHSEPGFLSDFILGSQDGLVNVLGIVLGLAATGQGRFIIVVAAAAALAAESVSMGAVAYTSTRARRQLYLAERRREVWEMEHVPAMEKQEIREILHEWDFQGDEVESMLDQIIAKPKMMLDLMMAFELHISPVQASQPGRSASVVFLATLVGSIIPLLPFLFGIDLSIMDAGLIAIGLSAVVLFLVGWYEARTTVGSVWESGVRMLLIGLGAGAAGFLAGYFLNIFAPGTA
- the lipB gene encoding lipoyl(octanoyl) transferase LipB; the encoded protein is MPAHVDWGRREYPASLEAMRRLRAERRRGTIGDTLILVEHPPVVTVGVEGDDGEAITSGLPVIRVERGGKSTYHGPGQLVGYPIVDLDARGRDVRRFVHQLEEMLVNSVAEFGIVAGHVSGRRGVWVEGERKIASIGIAVEQWVTFHGFALNVDVDLAPFSMFHPCGFDGRIMTSIAEETGRPVSVEEAKGPVLRAWTATFGVGGMPAPSDAVSPAGAPAV
- a CDS encoding aminopeptidase P family protein; translation: MKARVEKVFGHLDPKPEALLLANSVDPHLDGSFFYLFDVPSGLFEGSVAVAYPDGNLDVLSSPLEATSAHLAAKTDRHLTVHVPTSREEGDAVLHKLLDSKGSVGMNYQELTHQQFLRFEKMFPSVRWVDASNAIKRARVTKDAEELGRLQKAADIGSAVAREIPGMLQEGMTELELATEMNYRMMKHGASGPSFSTIVGFGPNGAEPHYFAGGRKLKSGDSMVCDFGAFYRRYASDITRSFHFGKRDDEMKRVHELVEEAQQAALAVLRPGVPGKDVHNAAAKVIDASPYKGKFMHGLGHSIGLNVHDGWGMNQLVEEPIEEGMAITIEPGIYLSGHGGVRIEDDVVVTKDGYRFLTTAPRGYLEVSA
- the mtnA gene encoding S-methyl-5-thioribose-1-phosphate isomerase; this encodes MTVRALWYDRHTLHLIDQRRLPGHLIVRHLRTVQGTAEAIRTMVVRGAPAIGVAAAYGMALASRQRGMTPTRAAVLLRATRPTAYDLFVGIEAVRSAWARGDDPEAAALAYCARVVGECRKIGEAGAPLFRQANKVLTHCNAGALATVEWGTALAPIRVAHDRGVRLFVWVDETRPLLQGSRLTAWELDQEKIPHAIIADNAAGYYLHNGDVDAVIVGADRIARNGDFANKIGTYEKAVLAHENGVPFYVAAPWSTFEAARKDGTTIPVEERDEAEVLDLGTQRIAPKKSHARNPAFDITPAKYVTGFVTPVGVMRPGGLSRFLLRHRARSAAPARP
- the lpdA gene encoding dihydrolipoyl dehydrogenase, which gives rise to MAGTYSRATQVLVIGGGPAGYMAAIRAGQLGLKVLLVERQFLGGECLNRGCIPSKALIHASELYHRLVTEGPEIGVTAGSARFDLTTAMRWKDSVVAKERQGVATLLKAAGVSVLVGEAKFTGPKSAEFRAPDGGSERIDFDSAIVATGAVPITIPGFETDGKRVINSWELLSLTQLPKSLLVLGGGVSGCELGEFMARVGVSVTIVELMPQILPGLDADLARELSKTLEKWGVGVRIATKAVQLDRSGPALALTVEGASGRETLSAETLFVTIGKRADSAHLGLEDAGVQFDPKSGFIAVNDRMQTNVPHIYAAGDVCRPPMLAHKAYREGIVAAEVIAGRTTRFDFQAIPSVVFTTPELASVGLTLAGAQKQGLSAREARFPFAALGRAHANHATDGWLKVVGDDSTGAFLGGHAAGTAAGEYAAEFALAIEMGATMRDLAQTIHPHPTFAESIAEAALLWLGEPMHVARRTSDARPR